Proteins from a single region of Ziziphus jujuba cultivar Dongzao chromosome 1, ASM3175591v1:
- the LOC107433860 gene encoding outer envelope membrane protein 7: MGKTSATKQAMVVFGALAFGWMAIELAFKPLLDKARSALDKSDPDRDPDDVVDDSAAAGKSSTADEKTGDD, translated from the coding sequence ATGGGGAAAACCTCGGCAACCAAGCAAGCCATGGTGGTGTTCGGAGCCTTAGCGTTTGGTTGGATGGCGATTGAGTTGGCTTTCAAGCCTCTTCTCGATAAGGCCCGATCCGCCTTGGACAAGTCCGACCCGGATCGCGACCCTGACGATGTCGTTGATGACTCTGCTGCTGCTGGGAAGTCTTCAACTGCCGATGAGAAGACCGGTGACGATTGA